AGGTAGGCCAGGAGGCGCTCCTTGTCCTCGGCGGTGAGGTACTGGTCGAGCGAGCCCTGGTCGGTCGCCTTCGCGAGCAGCTCGGCCGTGTACCCGTAGGCGTCCGCCTTGGCGGCCCGGTGCCGGACCGGGACGCCGTTGAGGGCGCCCGGCACGTTCTCGCGGTAGAGGAAGGCGTCGGCGTTCTGGTTGGTGAAGACCTCGATCGGGACGCCGAGTTCCCGGCAGTAGTCGATCGTCACGTGCATCTGCGGGATGCGGCCGGGGCCGGCGTTCATGTACTGGCCCTTGGAGAAGGTCGCCCGCTGGGTCTGCCCCTTGAGGTCGGTGCTGGTGTCTCCGCCCCGGACGGTCCGGTTACGGCCGCCGGGCCGGTCGCGTCCCTCCAGGACGGTGACGTCGTACCCGCCCTTGAGTAGTTCGTAGGCGGCGGTGAGACCGGCGATGCCACCGCCCAGCACGACGACCGTCTTGCGGCCGTGCCGGCGGAGGTCGTTCCTGCTCGGTGGTGTGAACGGTGGTGTCTCCGCGGCGTGGGCGCTGGTCAGGCCGAGCGCGCCCATGCTGTGCAGCATGACGCCGGCGCCACCGGCGATACCGACGCGACGGAGAAAGTCCCTGCGGGTCTGGCTCATCGGGCCTCCGGGTGTGGGGTGGTCACCCGGACGCTAGGAAGACTTCGTTAAGGCGGCGGATCGTCCCGGGGTCGGCGGCGTCACGTACCCGCTGGTAGATCGCCTAGCCGGTTACGACGCTCACGCGACGCCCACCGGAGTGAGCCGTGGTGGCGTTAGACTCGCCGGCCATGGGATCGCTCGTCTTCAGCCTCAACCTCACCCTGGACGGTTGTGTCGACCACCAGGAGGGGATCGTCGATGACGAGACGCATGCCCTCTTCACCCGTCTCATGGACGAGAGCGGGGCGATGCTGTGGGGTCGCGTCACCTACGAGATGATGGAGAGCTACTGGCCGGCCGTCGCCCGCGGCGACGTGGAGGCGCCGCCGGCCGTGCGCGACTGGGCGGTCAAGCTGGACGCCAAACCCAAGTACGTGGTGTCGTCGACGCGCCGGGACTTCCCGTGGACCAACAGCCACCACGTCGCCGGTGAGCTGCGGGAGGGCGTGCAGAAACTCAAGGACGCGACCCCGGCCGGGGTCCTCCTCGGCAGCGGCCGGCTCGCCACCGAGCTCGACCGGCTGGACCTGATCGACGAGTACCGGCTGCTCGTCCATCCGCGGATCGCCGGCCACGGTCCGACGCTGCACCAGGACGGGCTGCCCGGTACGCGCCGGCTCGACCTGCTCTCGGCGCAGCCGCTCCGCAACGGCGTGGTGGCCCTGCACTACCGCCGCGCGCGCTGAGTCACCTGCTCCGGGCCGATCCGCGTGGCGGTCGCCTCCGGCACCGGCTCATTGTCCGCGTTACCCGGGCGGCGGGAAAGTCAACCCGGCGCGCCCTTCCGGATACGTTTGGCGTGGACGCTGCCGATCGGTACGGTCGCATATCTTCTCAGTGTTTGGGTTGTCCGCTCGGACCGGAGGGTTTCGCCATGCTGGACGGCATTGTGTCGGTGAGGGGAATGGGCTCGTGCAGCGGGTGACGGTGGTCGGCGCGGCCGGTTACATCGGTGGTGAGTTGCTGCGCCTGCTACTGGGTCATCCCGAGGTCGAGCTGGTGGGCGCTGTCTCGTCGCGGTTCGCCGGCAAGCGGATCGACGGCGTGCATCCGAATCTGCGGTCCGTCACCGATCTTTCGTTCTGCGCCGCGGAGGCGGTCGCGGAATGCGACGCCGTTTTCCTGGCGCTGCCGCACCGGGTGGCGATGACCCAGATCGATCACTGGATCGAGCGGTCCAAGCTCGTCGTCGATCTGACCGGGGACTTCCGGCTCGACGACCCCGAGGTGTTCCGGCGCTACTACGGTGAGGAGCACCTGGCCCCCCGGTTGCTGCCCAGCTTCGTGCCGGGGCTTCCCGAGTTGTACCGCGAGAGCCTGCGGGCCGCCGACCTGATCAGCGTCCCCGGGTGCATGGCCACCGCCGGCGTGCTCTCCCTGTATCCGCTGGTGCGGCACGAGCTGATCGATCTGGAACAAGGCGCCCAGTTCGACGCGCGTACCGGTTCCAGCGGCTCGGGCGCGACCGCCGGTCCGGCGAACCTGCACGCCGAACGCAGCGGGGCCATGCGCGTGTTCGCGCCCACCCGGCACCGGCACGAAGCCGAGATCTCCCGGCACCTTGGGCTGGCCGCCGCGATGACCGCCACGGGCGTCGAAGCGGTACGCGGGGTCCAGACCGTCTGCCATGCCACCCTGCGCCCCGGGGTGGACGAGCGGGCCGTACGCCGGGCCTTCCGCGAGCAGTACGCCCCGGAGCCCTTCGTCCGGGTCGTCGCACACCAGCGCGGCGTCTTCCGCTACCCCGACCCGAAGATCCTCCACGGATCGAACTTCTGCGACGTCGGTTACGCCGTCGACGGCGCGGGGCGCCTGACCACGATCGGCGCCCTGGACAACCTCGTCAAGGGCGGCGCCGGTAACGCCGTGCAGTGCTTCAACATCCGCATGGGCCTGCCCGAGACCCTCGGCCTGACCTTCCCCGGCCTGCATCCGCTGTGACCCCGCCGACCGGAGGAACCGTGACCACCAGGCCGCTCATCGTCGTCAAGTGCGGCGGGAACCCCGCCGTGAACGCCGCCCACGTCTGCGCCGACCTCGCCCACCTGGCGCACGAGGGTCATGCCGTCGTGCTGGTGCATGGTGGCTCCGGCGAGATCGGCCGGCTCGCCGGCCGGCTCGGCGTGCCACGACGTACCCTCGTCGCGCCGGACGGCGTCGTCACCCGGCACACCGACCCGGCCACCCTCGAGGTGGTCGTGCTCGCTCTGGCCGGCGCGGTCAAACCGAGGCTCGTGGCGGAGTTGTCCCGCCACCGGGTGACCGCGGTCGGCCTGACCGGCATGGACGGCGGCATGCTCCGCGCCCGCCGGAAGTCCGCTGTCCGCGCGGTCGTCGACGGTCGTACCGTGCTGGTGCGCGACAACCACAGCGGCCGGATCACCCAGGTCGACACCGTGCTTCCCGAGACTCTGCTGCGCGCCGGTCACGTGCCGGTGATCTCGCCGCCGGCCATCGACGAGCACGGCCACCCCGTGAACGTCGACGCCGACCGTGCCGCGGCGGCGCTGGCCGTGGCGCTGGGCGCCGACCAGTTGCTGCTGCTCACCGGGGCGCCCGGCGTGCTCGCCGACCCCGGGGACCCCACCAGCCTGCGCGCCGCCGTGCGGGTGTCGCCCACCGGCGCGCCCGACCGGTCGGCCACCGGCGGCATGGCGCTCAAACTCGTCGCCGCACGCGAAGCGCTCGACGGTGGGGTCCCCACCGTGCGCATCGCCGACGGCCGTACCTCCGAGCCCGTCAGACGGGCCCTCGCGGGCGACGGCACCACCGTCCACCTGGCCGGCCCGGCTTCGCCGCGCCCCCGCCCGGAGAAGATCCACGTGTGAGCCGACCGGGCCGGCGCGCCCGGTGTGCGCCGACCGGGCCGGTGGTGGCCGGCGCGGCCCGGTCGAGAGTGTCGCCGAGCAGGGCGGACCAGGCGGGAAGTAGCCGGTCCGCCCTGCTCGGTGTTTCTCCTCCGCCGGGCGGTGACGCGCCCCGACCGCGCCGGGCGTCGACGTCGCCCGCCTGCCGCGTGATCAGGAGCCGCCGGCGACGGTCGGGCGGGAGGTGGCACCAAGAGGACATGCATTTTGCTGCCAATTGCTTCCTGTTCACTTCTCCCGCGCGCTGCTCCAGAGTTGTTTTGGCGGGTCGGAGGGGCCCTGAACGTACGGCAATCGGGGAGTGGACATGAAGTGGAAAGCGCGCGCCCTCGTCATTGTGACGATCGCCACGATCTTCGGAGCGAATCTTGTGCAGGCGGCCGACCAGCACACAGTCGCCGCCCACGGGACGATCGTGACAGGCGGCAACGAATGGGGTTGACATGCATCTTGTCCGGGTGACGTTGGGAAGCGTCGACCCCGCCCGAAATCAACTCAGTAAGGCCACGGTAATAGATCTTCTCTGGGCACACGCCCAAGCGGGTGACGCCGTCGAACACGTATGGGCGCGGACCGGCGCGGATCTGACGACCGTGGTTCTGTTCATTCGTGCCACCGACGAGAAACTCGCCCGGGGTCAGGCGATCGAGGTCGTGACCCGGGCGCTCAGGGCGCCCGCCCTGGACGGCTGGCACATCCGGTGACGAGGCGGGAAGAAGTGCGCCCACCAGGAACCTGACCGCCCCCGGCATGCCGGGGGCGGCCCCCTGCGGTCGGTCACCGCCGTCACCGCAGGGACCCCCACCACGTCCTACCGAAAGGGAAAACAGTGGCCATCCGGGTGCTCATTTGTGATGAACTGCCGGTCATCGGGGACGGTCTCAGAACTCTGCTCGACGCGGTCCCGGACATCGACGTCGTCGGCACCACCGACAACGGCATGGAAGCCATCGTTCTCGTCCGGGCCGCGCGGCCCGACGTCGTGGTCACCGACCTGAACCTCCGCACGATCTCCGGCCTCGAGATGATCCGCAAACTCGCCAAGGAGGACGCGGTGCCCAGCATCGTGGTGTTCACCGAGTCCGACGCCGACCAGACGGTCAGCGACGTGCTGCATGCCGGCGTGAGCTGCCTGCTCGGCAAGGACGCGAGGCCCCAGGAGCTGATCGCCGCGATCCAGGCGGCGGCGGTCGGGCAGACCGTGCTCGCGCCGGGTGTCGCCCGACGGCTGGTCACCTGGTTCCGCGCGCAGCCGCAACGCCGGGACAGCTCGGCGTACCCGGGGGCGAACGAGCTGACCAAGCGGGAGCGGGAGGTGGTCAGGATGGTGGCGCGCGGCATGTCCACCGAGGAGGTGGCCCGCGAGCTGTTCATCGGCGAGGCCACGGTCCGTACCCATGTCTACCGGGTGCGTACCAAGCTCGGCGTCCGCGACCGCGCCGAGCTGGTGTCCCTGGCCTACCGGGCCGGGCTCATCTCGTCGGACGAGCAGTCCTTCGGCGAGGAGCGGACGCCGTCACCGGTGATGGCGCGCTCCAGGTGAGCCCCTACGCTCCCGACGTCGCCGGCGTCGGGAGCGCCGTGGCGGCGACCGCGCGCCGGGTCGCTCGGACGCAGTCGACGCCGACCATCCGCCACAGGTCGGCGGGGGCGCCGTAGCGGGCGGACTCGGCCGCGACCAGTCGGAAGTACCGGTGCAGGCCGAGTTCCGCCGTCATCGCGCGCACCCCACAGCTCTGCATGCTCCGGCGTACCACCTCCCGCGCCGTTTCGGCGGCCAGCGCCAGCGCCGCCACCGGCTCGACGCCGACCGCGTCGGCCTCGTAGTCGATCAGCCAGGCGGCCCGGTACACCGCCGCCCGGGTCGCGCGCAACGCCACCTCGGCCCGCGCCAGCGGGAACGAGACCGCGGGCAGGTCACGTAACCTGGTGTCGAACTGCCGCCGGACGGCGGTGTGCTCCAACGCGATCCGGTGCGCGCCTTCGGCGATGCCGAGCAGGTAGCCGGCCTGCCGCACCCGGGCCCGGGCCAGCGGGTCGGCGGGCGTCCGGTCGAGTTCTCCGACCAGGTCCGCCAGGGTGACCGGGGTGGCCGCGAAGCGGACGGCCGGTGGCCAGCACCCGGTCTGCACGCTGACGCCCGCGGCGTCGCGCGGCACGGCGACGAGGACCGGCCCGCCGAAGCCCGCCGCGACCGCGACCAGCAGCAGCGCGGCTTCGGGGTCGTCGATGGTGGCCGTGCCGGTCAGCGCCCAGCCGGCCGGGCCCGGCGTCGCGGTGACGCCGCCGCCGGCCGGAAGGGCCTCCAGCCCGGCCAGCGCCACACCGGCCGGACACCCCACGTCGGCCGCCACGGCGTCGCCCCGGTAGGAGTTACCGCAGGCCGCGCGGCCGAGTTCCGCGCTGACCAGCACGCCCGCCGTCAGGCCGAGGTCGAGTCCACCGGCGAGGGCGGACCGTTCGAAGTCGGCGACGCCCAGCGCGTCCAGCACGGTCCGGGTAGGCCCGTCGCGGCCGTCGACCACCGGCGCGCCGTGCACGCCCGGCCGCACGGGGACCGCGGCGAGCGCCGTCCGCAGCGCCGCGCGTACCTGGACGAACAGCGGATCGGGGGTGAGGTCCATGTCAGTGCTCCTCGGGTCCCATGGAGTCGAACGCGGCGGCCATGATCTGCAACATCACCTCGGAGGTGCCCGCCGACAGCGTGAGCCCGGGCGCCTCCCGGTAGGCGGAGTCCAGGACCTCGACGGCCCGGGTACGGCGGGACCGCTGCTCGGCGCTGGGAATGTCGGCCGCCCACGCCGCGATGCCCTGGGCGAGCTCGCTGCTGTGGTATTTGGCGACGGCCGCCGCGACCGGGTCGACCCGGTCGGCCTGGAGGCCGGTGAGCACCTCCCAGGCGAGGGCGTGGTCGGCCACGAGCGCGCCCTTCCAGCGGCCGATCGCCTCGGCGTGGGCGTGCGCGGGGTCCGCCGCCTGGTCGACCAGTGACTCCAGCGCGGCCTCCAGCCAGCGCTCCGCCTTGAGAAAGTAGTCCAGGCCGGTACGTTCGATGGTCAGCGCCTCGTTGAGCAGCGGCCACCCCTCGTCCCGTGGTCCGAGCAGGTCCTCGCCCGACACCCGGACGGAGTCCAGCTCGACCTGGTGAAAGTGCTCGTCGCCGATGCCGGGTATCACCGACACGGTCACCCCGGGAGCGTGCAGGTCGACCAGGAAGAGACTGATGCCCTGGTACTTCCCGGCGCCCGAGGAGGTACGGGCCGCGCACAGCCCGAGATCGACGAACCGGGTCTTGAGGCTGAACACCTTGGTGCCGGTGATCAGGTACCCGTCGCCGTCGGGCGCCGCGACGGTCCGCAGCGCGCCGAGGTCCGACCCGGCGTCCGGTTCGGTGTAGAGCACCGAGGCGAAACGCTCGCCGCGCGCCAACCCGGGCAGGTGCCGGCGCTGCTGCTCCGCGTCGCCCGCCATCAGCAGGAACTGGCCGACGATCTGGATGGTGTTGACGTGCAGCGTGTCCGGCACGCCCGCCCGGACCAGTTCCTCGGCGACGATCGCGGCGTCGGTGAGCGGACGCCCCTGACCGCCGAACTCGACCGGCCAGTGCACGGCCAGCAGTCCCCGCTCGCCGAGCAGCCGGTAGAGCGGGCGGGCGTCCGGCTCGACACCGTCCGCGCCGGTGGCCGCCGCCGCCGCGGCACGCACCCGCCCGGAACGCAACGTCTGTCGTACGTCCGCCCGGAAACGCTGTTGGTCCCGGGTGAATCCGAACCGCATGGGGGTCTCCTCAGAGGGCGAGCGCGTCGTCGACGGCCGCGACGACCCGGTCCAGGGCCGGCTGCGTGAACAGGGTGTAGTGGTCGCCGGGCACGCTTTCGACGCGGAGCCGGCCGGCGCAGACCCGCCGCCACGTCTGCTCCATCGAGGCGTGCGACGAGGCGGCGAGGACCGTGACGGGTCCGCCGTACGGGCTCTCCGGGCGG
The sequence above is a segment of the Micromonospora sp. WMMD882 genome. Coding sequences within it:
- a CDS encoding [LysW]-aminoadipate kinase; the encoded protein is MTTRPLIVVKCGGNPAVNAAHVCADLAHLAHEGHAVVLVHGGSGEIGRLAGRLGVPRRTLVAPDGVVTRHTDPATLEVVVLALAGAVKPRLVAELSRHRVTAVGLTGMDGGMLRARRKSAVRAVVDGRTVLVRDNHSGRITQVDTVLPETLLRAGHVPVISPPAIDEHGHPVNVDADRAAAALAVALGADQLLLLTGAPGVLADPGDPTSLRAAVRVSPTGAPDRSATGGMALKLVAAREALDGGVPTVRIADGRTSEPVRRALAGDGTTVHLAGPASPRPRPEKIHV
- a CDS encoding acyl-CoA dehydrogenase family protein, coding for MRFGFTRDQQRFRADVRQTLRSGRVRAAAAAATGADGVEPDARPLYRLLGERGLLAVHWPVEFGGQGRPLTDAAIVAEELVRAGVPDTLHVNTIQIVGQFLLMAGDAEQQRRHLPGLARGERFASVLYTEPDAGSDLGALRTVAAPDGDGYLITGTKVFSLKTRFVDLGLCAARTSSGAGKYQGISLFLVDLHAPGVTVSVIPGIGDEHFHQVELDSVRVSGEDLLGPRDEGWPLLNEALTIERTGLDYFLKAERWLEAALESLVDQAADPAHAHAEAIGRWKGALVADHALAWEVLTGLQADRVDPVAAAVAKYHSSELAQGIAAWAADIPSAEQRSRRTRAVEVLDSAYREAPGLTLSAGTSEVMLQIMAAAFDSMGPEEH
- the argC gene encoding N-acetyl-gamma-glutamyl-phosphate reductase, translating into MVGAAGYIGGELLRLLLGHPEVELVGAVSSRFAGKRIDGVHPNLRSVTDLSFCAAEAVAECDAVFLALPHRVAMTQIDHWIERSKLVVDLTGDFRLDDPEVFRRYYGEEHLAPRLLPSFVPGLPELYRESLRAADLISVPGCMATAGVLSLYPLVRHELIDLEQGAQFDARTGSSGSGATAGPANLHAERSGAMRVFAPTRHRHEAEISRHLGLAAAMTATGVEAVRGVQTVCHATLRPGVDERAVRRAFREQYAPEPFVRVVAHQRGVFRYPDPKILHGSNFCDVGYAVDGAGRLTTIGALDNLVKGGAGNAVQCFNIRMGLPETLGLTFPGLHPL
- a CDS encoding response regulator transcription factor — its product is MLICDELPVIGDGLRTLLDAVPDIDVVGTTDNGMEAIVLVRAARPDVVVTDLNLRTISGLEMIRKLAKEDAVPSIVVFTESDADQTVSDVLHAGVSCLLGKDARPQELIAAIQAAAVGQTVLAPGVARRLVTWFRAQPQRRDSSAYPGANELTKREREVVRMVARGMSTEEVARELFIGEATVRTHVYRVRTKLGVRDRAELVSLAYRAGLISSDEQSFGEERTPSPVMARSR
- a CDS encoding dihydrofolate reductase family protein; amino-acid sequence: MGSLVFSLNLTLDGCVDHQEGIVDDETHALFTRLMDESGAMLWGRVTYEMMESYWPAVARGDVEAPPAVRDWAVKLDAKPKYVVSSTRRDFPWTNSHHVAGELREGVQKLKDATPAGVLLGSGRLATELDRLDLIDEYRLLVHPRIAGHGPTLHQDGLPGTRRLDLLSAQPLRNGVVALHYRRAR
- a CDS encoding acyl-CoA dehydrogenase family protein, which codes for MDLTPDPLFVQVRAALRTALAAVPVRPGVHGAPVVDGRDGPTRTVLDALGVADFERSALAGGLDLGLTAGVLVSAELGRAACGNSYRGDAVAADVGCPAGVALAGLEALPAGGGVTATPGPAGWALTGTATIDDPEAALLLVAVAAGFGGPVLVAVPRDAAGVSVQTGCWPPAVRFAATPVTLADLVGELDRTPADPLARARVRQAGYLLGIAEGAHRIALEHTAVRRQFDTRLRDLPAVSFPLARAEVALRATRAAVYRAAWLIDYEADAVGVEPVAALALAAETAREVVRRSMQSCGVRAMTAELGLHRYFRLVAAESARYGAPADLWRMVGVDCVRATRRAVAATALPTPATSGA